The Vibrio kanaloae genome has a window encoding:
- a CDS encoding type II secretion system F family protein, translating to MSIQPKQSQLKSYHWRGINSSGKKVSGQTLALTELEVREKLNEQHIQIKKIKKKSISAITRLTHRVKAKDITILTRQLATMLTTGVPIVQAIKLVSDNHRKAEMKSILSHICKGIEAGTPISRAMRTASSHFDELYTDLVATGELSGNLAQVFDRLATYREKSEQLRSKVIKALIYPAMVVLVALSVSYLMLTVVIPEFESMFAGFGADLPWFTQQVLQLSHWMQAYSLYALIAVSVVMISFKLLRKRSYSLRLTTSRLSLKFPILGTVLSKASIAKFSRTLSTSFSSGIPILTSLKTTAKTAGNLHYEVAIGEVHRETAAGMPMYIAMRNTDVFPEMVLQMVMIGEESGNLDDMLNKVATIYEFEVDNTVDNLGKILEPLIIVFLGTVVGGLVVAMYLPIFNLMSVLG from the coding sequence ATGAGTATTCAGCCCAAACAGTCACAATTAAAAAGCTACCATTGGAGAGGTATAAATAGCTCAGGTAAGAAAGTGTCTGGCCAAACTTTAGCGTTAACCGAATTGGAAGTACGAGAGAAACTCAATGAACAGCATATCCAGATAAAAAAAATCAAAAAGAAAAGCATCTCGGCCATTACACGCTTAACGCATCGCGTCAAAGCAAAAGACATCACAATTTTGACTCGCCAACTTGCCACTATGCTAACCACCGGAGTGCCAATCGTGCAGGCGATTAAATTGGTATCAGATAACCACCGCAAAGCTGAAATGAAATCTATTCTGTCGCATATCTGTAAAGGCATCGAAGCCGGCACTCCTATTTCAAGAGCGATGCGTACGGCCAGTAGCCACTTTGATGAGCTCTATACCGACTTAGTCGCAACTGGCGAACTTTCAGGTAACCTTGCGCAAGTCTTTGATCGCTTGGCGACATATCGTGAAAAGAGTGAACAACTCCGCTCAAAAGTCATCAAAGCACTCATTTACCCTGCTATGGTGGTGTTAGTTGCCTTATCGGTTTCTTACCTAATGCTAACCGTGGTTATTCCAGAATTTGAATCCATGTTTGCAGGTTTTGGCGCTGATCTCCCTTGGTTTACCCAGCAAGTTTTGCAGTTATCACATTGGATGCAAGCTTATAGTCTTTACGCTTTGATTGCCGTTAGTGTTGTAATGATTAGTTTTAAATTACTGCGAAAGCGCTCCTACTCACTCAGATTAACCACCAGCCGACTCAGTTTAAAATTTCCCATACTCGGTACGGTTCTATCTAAAGCTTCTATCGCCAAATTCAGTCGAACTCTTTCTACTAGTTTCAGTTCAGGTATCCCGATCTTGACTAGCCTTAAAACCACAGCAAAAACCGCGGGTAACCTTCATTATGAGGTTGCGATTGGAGAAGTTCACCGTGAAACAGCGGCAGGTATGCCAATGTATATCGCGATGCGTAATACAGACGTGTTCCCTGAAATGGTGCTACAGATGGTGATGATTGGTGAGGAATCGGGAAATTTAGACGACATGCTCAACAAGGTTGCGACTATTTATGAATTTGAAGTCGACAATACCGTCGATAACTTAGGTAAGATTTTGGAACCGCTGATCATTGTCTTTCTGGGCACCGTTGTAGGAGGGCTTGTTGTCGCAATGTACTTACCAATCTTTAATCTAATGAGTGTGTTAGGATAG
- the nadC gene encoding carboxylating nicotinate-nucleotide diphosphorylase, producing MKNTHNSHQRLDYLKEQLPLEITRAVADAIKEDLGGTLDPAADITASLIPADAINSATIITREHGVFCGKAWADEVFKQLGGEVTIEWNVEDGDKVEPNQTLCSLTGPARALLTGERNAMNFIQTLSGCATATAIYADKIKHTECRLLDTRKTIPGLRSALKYAVACGGGFNHRIGVFDAYLIKENHIIACGGIEKAISTAKELNPGKPVEVETESLAELEQAITAGADIVMLDNFTTDMMREAVKINAGRAALENSGNVTLDTIAEFAETGVDYISVGALTKHLKAMDLSMRFIG from the coding sequence ATGAAAAACACACATAACAGCCACCAACGCCTCGACTACTTAAAAGAGCAACTGCCTCTAGAGATCACACGTGCCGTCGCGGATGCCATCAAAGAAGATCTAGGCGGAACGTTGGATCCAGCGGCTGATATTACGGCAAGTCTAATCCCTGCAGACGCAATCAATAGCGCAACCATCATTACCCGAGAGCACGGCGTATTCTGTGGTAAAGCTTGGGCTGATGAAGTGTTTAAGCAATTGGGCGGTGAAGTCACTATAGAGTGGAACGTAGAAGACGGTGACAAGGTTGAGCCAAATCAAACGCTTTGTTCGTTAACAGGCCCAGCACGCGCACTATTAACGGGTGAGCGAAACGCAATGAACTTCATTCAAACACTATCAGGTTGTGCAACAGCGACGGCAATCTACGCCGATAAAATCAAACACACAGAATGCCGCCTGTTAGATACACGTAAAACCATCCCGGGCCTACGCAGCGCACTAAAATATGCGGTCGCTTGTGGCGGCGGTTTTAATCACCGTATTGGCGTTTTCGATGCTTATTTAATCAAAGAAAACCACATCATCGCATGCGGTGGTATTGAGAAAGCTATTTCTACTGCAAAAGAGCTGAACCCAGGCAAGCCAGTAGAAGTTGAAACAGAGAGCCTAGCAGAGCTAGAACAAGCGATCACCGCAGGCGCAGATATCGTTATGCTAGACAACTTCACCACCGACATGATGCGCGAAGCCGTTAAAATTAACGCTGGCCGAGCGGCACTTGAAAACTCAGGTAACGTCACTCTAGATACAATAGCTGAGTTCGCTGAAACAGGGGTTGATTATATCTCTGTAGGGGCGCTAACCAAGCACCTAAAAGCAATGGATTTGTCGATGAGATTCATAGGTTAA
- the pilB gene encoding type IV-A pilus assembly ATPase PilB, translating to MLTNLPTVLRQANFLSLTQEQAVAEYVQASGVSTPEALLVLDLFSGDSLASNIKTIFGLPLVQLANTNYETLCEQLGLRELITKYCAIPIAVSSSTLTLASADPTDLHAEDDFRFATGLQIELVVANYSELEGAIRKLYGRSIFGQDSKRKEITQDELANLVEVSDDEITSIEDLSQDDSPVSRFINQILVDAVRKGASDIHFEPYEENYRVRLRCDGILVEIQQPASHLSRRLSARLKILAKLDIAERRLPQDGRIKLRLNDELAIDMRVSTLPTLWGEKIVLRLLDSSAANLDIDKLGYSEEQKALYLNALKRPQGMILMTGPTGSGKTVSLYTGLRVLNTTERNISTAEDPVEINLRGINQVQVTPKIGFGFAEALRSFLRQDPDIVMVGEIRDLETAEIAIKASQTGHLVLSTLHTNSAAETVTRLAHMGIEPFNLASSLSLIIAQRLARRLCNHCKTLDDSPDIFLRHSIPNSQTIYKANPQGCNECTQGYSGRVGIYEVMPFTDQLKNSLINKPNALTIESLARREGMRTLQESGLDKLLEGITSYQELQRVLYI from the coding sequence ATGCTAACCAACCTCCCAACAGTTCTTCGTCAGGCTAATTTTCTTAGCCTGACTCAAGAACAAGCCGTTGCGGAATATGTACAAGCTTCAGGTGTTTCTACGCCTGAAGCTTTACTCGTTCTTGATTTATTCAGCGGCGATTCCTTAGCAAGCAATATCAAAACCATTTTCGGTTTACCGTTAGTACAACTCGCCAATACCAACTACGAAACCTTGTGTGAACAGCTAGGGCTTCGTGAGCTGATCACCAAGTATTGTGCTATTCCGATTGCCGTTTCTAGTTCTACGCTCACGCTCGCCTCTGCCGACCCGACCGACTTACACGCTGAAGACGATTTCCGATTTGCGACAGGGTTGCAAATTGAACTCGTCGTCGCTAATTATTCAGAATTAGAAGGCGCGATACGCAAACTATATGGCCGCTCGATTTTCGGACAAGACTCCAAGCGAAAAGAGATCACTCAAGATGAACTCGCCAACCTAGTTGAAGTCTCTGACGATGAAATCACGTCAATTGAAGATCTCAGCCAAGATGATTCCCCTGTGAGCCGTTTTATTAATCAAATATTGGTTGATGCGGTACGTAAAGGCGCCTCCGACATCCACTTCGAACCTTATGAAGAAAATTACCGAGTTCGCCTGCGTTGCGATGGCATCCTTGTCGAAATTCAACAGCCTGCTTCTCATTTAAGTCGTCGGTTATCGGCCCGCTTAAAAATTCTCGCTAAGTTGGATATTGCCGAGCGTCGATTGCCTCAAGACGGTCGCATCAAGTTGCGGTTAAATGATGAGCTCGCGATTGATATGCGTGTATCGACGCTACCGACCTTATGGGGCGAAAAGATCGTACTGCGTCTGCTAGACAGTAGCGCTGCCAATTTAGATATCGATAAACTCGGCTACAGCGAAGAACAAAAAGCCCTCTACCTTAATGCACTGAAACGACCGCAAGGGATGATTTTAATGACCGGGCCAACCGGCAGTGGCAAAACAGTCTCTCTTTACACCGGCCTTCGAGTTCTTAACACCACAGAACGCAACATCTCTACCGCAGAAGATCCGGTCGAAATTAACTTACGTGGTATCAACCAAGTACAAGTCACGCCAAAGATCGGTTTTGGGTTTGCTGAAGCACTACGATCCTTTTTACGACAAGACCCAGACATCGTGATGGTCGGAGAGATCCGTGACTTAGAAACGGCAGAGATAGCGATCAAAGCCTCGCAAACAGGCCACTTAGTCCTTTCAACACTGCATACAAACTCTGCCGCAGAAACCGTCACTCGACTCGCTCACATGGGGATAGAGCCCTTTAACCTTGCTTCATCATTAAGCCTAATTATTGCTCAGCGACTCGCAAGGCGCTTGTGCAACCATTGCAAAACGCTGGATGATTCACCGGACATATTTCTGCGTCACTCTATTCCCAACAGCCAAACCATTTACAAAGCCAACCCACAAGGGTGCAATGAGTGTACTCAAGGGTATTCTGGCCGAGTCGGTATCTACGAAGTGATGCCGTTTACCGACCAACTCAAAAACAGCCTTATCAACAAGCCTAACGCGCTAACAATTGAAAGCCTTGCTCGTCGGGAAGGCATGCGAACCCTACAAGAATCAGGGCTTGATAAGCTGCTTGAAGGTATCACCAGCTATCAAGAACTACAGCGTGTTCTGTACATATAG
- the pdhR gene encoding pyruvate dehydrogenase complex transcriptional repressor PdhR, with amino-acid sequence MAYQRIRQPKLSDVIEQELERLIVEGTLAPGQQLPPERELAKQFDVSRPSVREAIQRLEAKRLLTRRQGGGTFVSESIWKSFSDPLLNLLSSHSETQLDLLESRHAMEGISAYFAALRGTEEDFTRIQACQEKIHGAQDKGDIEAESAAVMAFLVALTEAAHNVVLLHIVRSLAPLLEQNVLENLKLLHRRKDVVEKVSIHRANIVDAIVSGQPEQAREMSHSHLAYIEETLLDLTKEESRRERSLRRIQQGK; translated from the coding sequence ATGGCTTATCAAAGGATTCGTCAGCCAAAACTCTCCGATGTTATCGAGCAAGAGTTAGAAAGGTTGATTGTGGAAGGAACACTGGCTCCAGGGCAGCAACTGCCGCCTGAGCGCGAACTAGCGAAACAGTTCGATGTGTCTCGTCCTTCAGTCCGAGAAGCGATACAACGTTTAGAGGCAAAACGCTTGCTTACTCGCCGTCAAGGTGGAGGTACGTTTGTTAGCGAAAGTATCTGGAAAAGCTTTTCAGATCCTTTGCTTAATTTGTTGTCCTCCCATTCTGAAACCCAACTAGACTTGTTGGAATCGCGTCATGCGATGGAAGGGATTTCGGCTTACTTCGCGGCATTGCGTGGCACCGAAGAAGACTTTACTCGAATTCAAGCATGCCAAGAAAAAATTCATGGTGCGCAAGATAAGGGTGATATTGAAGCCGAATCTGCAGCGGTGATGGCTTTTCTTGTTGCTTTAACAGAGGCAGCGCACAATGTAGTGTTATTGCACATTGTTCGTAGCTTGGCTCCGTTACTCGAACAAAACGTCTTAGAAAATTTAAAGCTGTTGCATCGTCGTAAAGACGTTGTGGAGAAAGTGAGTATACATCGAGCTAACATTGTAGATGCGATCGTTTCAGGACAGCCAGAACAGGCGCGTGAAATGTCACATTCTCATTTAGCTTACATCGAAGAAACATTGCTTGATTTGACGAAGGAAGAATCGCGTCGCGAACGTTCTCTACGTCGAATTCAACAGGGTAAATAG
- the aceF gene encoding pyruvate dehydrogenase complex dihydrolipoyllysine-residue acetyltransferase gives MTIEINVPDIGADEVEVTEILVNVGDKVEEEQSLITVEGDKASMEVPASQAGIVKEIKVAEGDSVSTGSLIMIFEAEGAAEAAPAPAAEAAPVAAPAAAELKEVHVPDIGGDEVEVTEIMVAIGDAVEEEQSLLTVEGDKASMEVPAPFAGIVKEIKIASGDSVSTGSLVMVFEVAGSGAAAPVAEAAPVAAAPAASAEKEVNVPDIGGDEVEVTEIMVAVGDTVEEEQSLITVEGDKASMEVPAPFAGTVKEIKIAAGDKVSTGSLIMTFVVEGAAPVAAPAQAAAPAPAAAPAPKAEAPAAAPAASDDFQENGEYAHASPVVRRLAREFGVNLAKVKGTGRKSRVLKEDVQSYVKDALKRLESGAAASGKGGDGSALGLLPWPKVDFSKFGETEVQKLSKIKKISGANLHRNWVMIPHVTQWDNADITELEAFRKEQNAIEAKKDTGMKITPLVFIMKAVAKALEAFPAFNSSLSEDGESIILKKYVNVGIAVDTPNGLVVPVFKDVNKKGIYELSEELMVVSKKARSGKLTAADMQGGCFTISSLGGIGGTAFTPIVNAPEVGILGVSKSEIKPVWNGKEFQPRLQLPLSLSYDHRVIDGAEGARFITFLNSALSDIRRLVL, from the coding sequence ATGACAATCGAAATTAATGTACCAGATATTGGTGCTGACGAGGTTGAAGTAACTGAGATTCTTGTAAACGTTGGCGACAAGGTTGAAGAAGAGCAGTCACTGATCACTGTTGAAGGCGACAAAGCTTCAATGGAAGTTCCAGCGTCTCAAGCGGGTATCGTTAAAGAGATCAAAGTAGCGGAAGGCGATTCAGTTTCTACTGGTTCTCTTATCATGATTTTCGAAGCCGAGGGTGCAGCTGAAGCTGCACCTGCTCCAGCTGCAGAGGCAGCTCCAGTAGCTGCGCCTGCAGCGGCAGAGCTTAAAGAAGTTCACGTTCCTGATATCGGCGGTGATGAAGTTGAAGTAACTGAAATCATGGTTGCTATCGGTGATGCAGTAGAAGAAGAGCAATCTCTTCTTACTGTTGAAGGCGACAAGGCTTCAATGGAAGTTCCTGCACCATTCGCTGGTATCGTTAAAGAAATCAAGATCGCTTCTGGTGATTCAGTTTCTACGGGTTCTCTAGTTATGGTATTTGAAGTTGCTGGCTCAGGCGCAGCAGCTCCTGTAGCAGAAGCAGCACCAGTTGCAGCGGCTCCAGCAGCATCTGCTGAGAAAGAAGTAAACGTTCCAGATATCGGTGGTGACGAAGTAGAAGTTACTGAAATCATGGTAGCGGTTGGCGATACAGTAGAAGAAGAGCAATCTTTAATTACTGTTGAAGGCGACAAAGCTTCAATGGAAGTACCAGCACCATTCGCTGGTACAGTAAAAGAGATCAAGATTGCAGCGGGCGACAAAGTGTCAACTGGCTCTCTAATCATGACTTTCGTCGTTGAAGGCGCAGCTCCTGTTGCTGCACCTGCACAAGCAGCAGCTCCAGCTCCTGCGGCGGCACCTGCTCCTAAAGCAGAAGCACCTGCAGCGGCTCCAGCAGCATCAGATGACTTCCAAGAGAACGGCGAGTATGCTCACGCATCTCCAGTTGTTCGTCGTCTAGCTCGTGAGTTCGGTGTAAACCTAGCAAAAGTTAAAGGTACTGGTCGTAAGAGCCGTGTACTTAAAGAAGACGTTCAGTCTTACGTTAAAGATGCACTTAAGCGTCTAGAGTCTGGTGCAGCGGCATCTGGCAAAGGCGGCGACGGTTCTGCTCTTGGTCTACTACCATGGCCAAAAGTTGATTTTAGCAAGTTCGGCGAAACTGAAGTTCAGAAGCTTTCTAAGATCAAGAAGATCTCTGGCGCAAACCTACACCGTAACTGGGTAATGATCCCTCACGTTACACAGTGGGACAACGCAGACATCACTGAGCTAGAAGCATTCCGTAAAGAACAGAACGCAATCGAAGCGAAGAAAGACACTGGCATGAAGATCACACCACTTGTGTTCATCATGAAAGCTGTTGCTAAAGCGCTAGAAGCATTCCCAGCGTTTAACTCTTCTCTTTCTGAAGATGGCGAAAGCATCATTCTTAAGAAGTACGTAAACGTGGGTATCGCAGTTGATACACCAAACGGCCTAGTTGTTCCTGTTTTCAAAGACGTGAACAAGAAAGGCATTTACGAGCTATCTGAAGAACTAATGGTTGTTTCTAAGAAAGCACGTTCTGGCAAGTTAACAGCGGCAGACATGCAAGGCGGTTGTTTCACAATCTCTAGCCTTGGTGGTATTGGCGGTACTGCATTTACACCAATCGTAAATGCTCCAGAAGTAGGTATCCTAGGTGTATCTAAGTCTGAGATTAAGCCTGTTTGGAATGGTAAAGAGTTCCAACCACGTCTACAGCTTCCACTGTCTCTATCATACGACCACCGTGTGATCGATGGTGCAGAAGGTGCACGCTTCATTACTTTCCTAAACAGCGCGCTATCTGACATTCGTCGTCTAGTACTGTAA
- the aceE gene encoding pyruvate dehydrogenase (acetyl-transferring), homodimeric type: MSDMKHDVDALETQDWLEALESVVREEGVERAQFLLEQVLDKARLDGVDMATGINTNYINTIPAAQEPAYPGDVTLERRIRSIIRWNAIMIVLRASKKDLDLGGHMASYQSAAAFYEVCFNHFFRAPNETDGGDLVYYQGHISPGIYSRAFVEGRLTEEQLDNFRQEVDGKGIPSYPHPKLMPEFWQFPTVSMGLGPISAIYQARFLKYLEGRGLKDTSAQRVYAFLGDGEMDEPESRGAISFASREKLDNLCFLINCNLQRLDGPVMGNGSIIQELEGLFKGAGWNVVKVIWGSNWDSLLAKDTTGKLLQLMNETIDGDYQTFKSKDGAYVREHFFGKYPETAALVADMTDDEIFELKRGGHDSSKLFSAFNNAKETNGKPTVILAKTVKGYGMGEAAEGKNIAHGVKKMDMTHVQYLRDRLGLQELLSDEKVAELPYLKLEEGSAEYEYLHARRKALQGYTPARLPKFTQEFKVPELDAFAPLLGEQKRDISTTMAYVRTLNILLKDKNIGKNIVPIICDEARTFGMEGLFRQVGIYNPQGQEYTPEDKGIVSYYKEATSGQVLQEGINELGSMASWLAAATSYSTNDLPMIPFYIYYSMFGFQRIGDMAWLAGDQQARGFLLGATAGRTTLNGEGLQHEDGHSHIQANTIPNCISYDPTFAYELAVIMQDGIRRMYGPQQENVYYYLTVMNENYAMPAMPEGAEEGIRKGIYKLESHVPQGDKATKGKVQLMSSGTIMNEARKAGAILSEEYGVASDVFSVTSFNELTRDGQSVERDNMLHPEAEEKVPYITTVLGKEPAIAVTDYMKNYAEQVRAYMPTESYKVLGTDGFGRSDSRANLRRHFEVNAGYIVVAALTELAKRGDIEKSVVVEAIAKFDIDTEKTNPQYA, from the coding sequence ATGTCTGACATGAAGCATGACGTTGATGCTCTGGAAACTCAAGATTGGTTAGAAGCTCTTGAGTCAGTAGTACGTGAAGAAGGTGTAGAACGTGCACAGTTTTTACTAGAACAAGTTCTAGATAAAGCGCGTTTAGATGGTGTTGATATGGCTACAGGCATCAACACAAACTACATCAACACAATTCCAGCAGCACAAGAGCCAGCTTACCCTGGTGACGTAACTCTTGAGCGTCGTATTCGTTCGATTATTCGTTGGAACGCAATCATGATCGTATTGCGTGCTTCTAAGAAAGACCTAGACCTTGGTGGTCACATGGCTTCTTACCAGTCAGCAGCAGCGTTCTATGAAGTTTGTTTTAACCACTTCTTCCGTGCTCCAAACGAGACTGACGGTGGCGATTTAGTTTACTACCAAGGTCACATCTCTCCTGGTATTTACTCTCGTGCATTCGTTGAAGGCCGTCTAACTGAAGAGCAATTAGATAACTTCCGTCAAGAAGTGGATGGTAAAGGTATCCCTTCTTACCCGCACCCTAAACTGATGCCTGAATTCTGGCAGTTCCCGACAGTATCTATGGGCCTAGGTCCGATTTCTGCTATCTACCAAGCGCGCTTCCTTAAGTACCTTGAAGGTCGTGGCCTGAAAGATACTTCAGCGCAACGTGTATACGCGTTCCTAGGTGACGGTGAGATGGATGAGCCAGAATCACGTGGTGCTATCTCTTTCGCTTCGCGTGAGAAGTTAGACAATCTATGTTTCCTAATCAACTGTAACCTACAGCGCCTAGATGGCCCTGTAATGGGTAACGGTAGCATCATTCAAGAACTTGAAGGCCTATTCAAAGGCGCAGGTTGGAACGTTGTTAAAGTTATCTGGGGTAGCAACTGGGACTCTCTACTTGCTAAAGACACGACTGGTAAGCTTCTTCAACTAATGAACGAAACTATCGATGGTGACTACCAAACGTTCAAGTCTAAAGATGGTGCATACGTACGTGAGCACTTCTTTGGTAAGTACCCTGAAACTGCTGCACTTGTTGCAGACATGACCGATGACGAGATCTTCGAACTGAAACGTGGTGGCCACGATTCTTCTAAACTGTTCTCTGCATTCAACAATGCAAAAGAGACAAATGGTAAGCCAACTGTAATCCTAGCTAAGACAGTTAAAGGTTACGGCATGGGCGAAGCTGCAGAAGGTAAAAACATCGCTCACGGTGTTAAGAAGATGGACATGACTCACGTTCAATACCTACGTGATCGTTTAGGCCTACAAGAGCTTCTTTCTGATGAGAAAGTAGCTGAACTTCCTTACCTGAAACTGGAAGAAGGTTCTGCTGAGTACGAATACCTACACGCTCGTCGTAAAGCTCTACAAGGTTACACGCCAGCACGTCTGCCTAAATTTACGCAAGAGTTCAAGGTTCCGGAGCTAGACGCATTCGCACCTCTACTTGGTGAGCAGAAGCGTGATATCTCTACCACTATGGCTTATGTACGTACGCTAAACATCCTGCTTAAAGATAAGAATATTGGTAAGAACATTGTTCCTATCATCTGTGATGAAGCTCGTACATTCGGTATGGAAGGTCTATTCCGTCAGGTTGGTATTTACAACCCACAAGGTCAAGAATACACACCTGAAGATAAAGGCATCGTTTCTTACTACAAAGAAGCGACATCAGGTCAAGTTCTTCAAGAAGGTATCAACGAGCTAGGTTCTATGGCGTCATGGCTTGCGGCTGCAACGTCATACAGCACAAACGATCTGCCGATGATCCCGTTCTACATCTACTACTCAATGTTCGGTTTCCAACGTATTGGTGACATGGCATGGCTAGCAGGTGACCAACAAGCTCGTGGCTTCCTACTAGGTGCGACTGCTGGTCGTACAACACTGAACGGTGAAGGTCTACAGCACGAAGATGGTCACTCGCACATCCAAGCGAACACGATCCCGAACTGTATCTCTTACGACCCAACGTTTGCTTACGAGCTAGCAGTAATCATGCAAGACGGTATCCGTCGCATGTACGGTCCTCAGCAAGAGAACGTTTACTACTACCTAACAGTAATGAACGAGAACTATGCAATGCCTGCAATGCCAGAAGGCGCTGAAGAAGGCATCCGCAAGGGTATCTACAAGCTTGAATCTCACGTTCCTCAAGGTGATAAAGCGACTAAGGGTAAAGTTCAACTAATGAGCTCTGGTACTATCATGAACGAAGCGCGTAAAGCAGGTGCAATTCTAAGTGAAGAGTACGGCGTAGCATCTGACGTATTCTCTGTAACGTCGTTCAACGAACTTACTCGTGACGGCCAATCGGTAGAGCGTGACAACATGCTTCACCCAGAAGCTGAAGAGAAAGTACCGTACATCACAACAGTTCTTGGTAAAGAACCTGCAATCGCAGTGACTGACTACATGAAGAACTACGCTGAGCAAGTACGTGCGTACATGCCAACTGAGTCTTACAAAGTACTTGGTACAGATGGTTTCGGCCGTTCTGACAGCCGTGCAAACCTACGTCGTCACTTCGAAGTTAACGCTGGCTATATCGTAGTCGCAGCTCTAACTGAACTGGCTAAACGTGGTGATATTGAGAAATCTGTCGTTGTTGAAGCAATTGCTAAGTTCGATATCGACACTGAAAAAACTAACCCGCAATACGCATAA
- a CDS encoding pilin, giving the protein MNNKRTNQKGFTLIELMIVVAIIGVLSAFAIPAYSDYTQRTRVAGAAAGVSGIKTAVALCAQDLGQLAGCNNGDNDIPAAIAATDNGATIAYVDALGVADGIITLTTTAVDAAGTALTLTLTPSVGNGVVQWALTGTGCTDAGRSIDCSGN; this is encoded by the coding sequence ATGAACAACAAAAGAACAAATCAGAAAGGTTTTACCTTAATTGAATTGATGATCGTAGTGGCGATTATTGGTGTGTTGTCTGCTTTTGCTATCCCAGCTTATTCAGACTATACACAACGAACACGAGTCGCAGGCGCCGCTGCTGGTGTTTCAGGAATTAAAACAGCTGTTGCATTATGTGCACAAGATCTAGGGCAATTAGCTGGTTGTAATAACGGTGATAATGATATTCCCGCAGCAATTGCTGCAACGGATAATGGTGCGACCATTGCATACGTTGATGCATTAGGCGTAGCTGATGGTATTATTACTTTGACAACAACAGCAGTTGATGCTGCAGGGACTGCCCTAACTTTAACTTTAACGCCATCTGTAGGTAATGGTGTTGTTCAATGGGCACTTACCGGAACAGGTTGTACAGATGCAGGTCGAAGCATAGATTGCTCAGGTAACTAA